CCGCGAACGACTGGCCGATGCGGTCGCGAAGCATCCACGCTTCGGCAACGTCGACGGCCCGGCGCTCCAGCTTGGCCGCGCGCGAATCGGCGTCGTTCATCACGGCGGGCAGCCGCTTGAGCGTGTCCACCTCTTCCGCGCTGGGACGGCCTCCCGCGGCGAGGGTGACGAGGAGGTCCAGCACGTAGCGGTCGCCCAGGCGGCGGAGCGGCGCCGTGGCGTGGGCGTACGGCATCGCCAGCGCGTGGTGCAGCGGGTTTTCGGGCGGCTCGCCGTCGAACGATACGTAATCCGCGCCGCGCATCACCGGCCGCGCCTGCCACACCAATGGCGTGATGCGGGGATGCTTCACGTCCAGCGAGCGGATGAACTCCGGGTAGCTCATTTCGTCCGGCCACGCGAAGCCCAGCGCGCGGGCGCCCTGGCGGAAGCCCGCGAGGGCCTCGGGATTGGGCGCGGGCATCGTCCGCAGCATGCCGATGCCGGCTTCCAGCATCCGCCGTGCGGCCCAGTGCCCCACCAGCAGCGACACCTGCTCGTTCCACTCTTCCGAGGGCATCGGCTGCTCGAACTCCAGCGCGTACCCCAGGTTTTTAGCTGCCATCTGCGTTACGTGCTGCGACACCAGCGGAAGCGACACGCCGCCGCGCTCCGCCTCGATCTTCTCGCGCAGCTCGCCGAACCGGCGCATGCCGTCCAGCGTTCCCACCCACTCCTTGCCGCGGAACGCCGTTCCGCCCTCGCACACGTGCTCCACCACCTGCGCGTACGTCAGTTGCGCGCGGCTGCGGACCACCGCAGGGGTGACGGTGAGCTCCCTGACTTCCGCGCGGTCGTCGAGCGCAAAGTCGAAGAGAATGCAGGGGCGGTCCACGTCGGGAAGGAGGCTGCCCGCGTTCTCGCTGATGGCGGGGGGATACAGCGACACCTTGTGGTCGGGCGCGTAGAACGTCACGCCGCGCTTGAACGCCTCGGCCTCGATGGGGCCGCCGCGGTCCACGAAGAAGCCGACGTCGGCGATGGCGTACCACAGGCGGAATCCGCCGTCCGGCTCCGCTCTGATCCCGACAGCCTGGTCCAGGTCGCGGCTGCCCGGCGGGTCGATGGTCACCAGCGGCAGGTCGCGTTGGTCCTCGCGGCCGTTGCCGGGGGACACGACTCGCCTGGCAGCCTCGGCTGCGGCCTCCGTCACCTCCCGCGGAAACTCCGGGCGCACCCCGAACTTTTCACGAGCCGCGTTCAGCGCTTGCTCCACCAACCCGTCGCCACCCGCCATTGTCGTCTCCAGTCCACGGTTCGGACCGCCTACGCGCAAGCAACGGTCCGAAGGCTGCGGGCACCTGGCGCTCACGCACGCCCGGGGCCCCGCCGAGTGCCCCGAGCGTCAAGCATCGCTGCGTGGATGATGTCCTCCAACTCCTCTTCGGTACAGCCGGGCATCCGCGCGCCCGCACGGGCGAACCCTTCCCACCTGCATTCGAGTTCGGCCCACGTGCGGTACATGGACATTGGAATGATGGCCCCGGCCTCTCGCCCGCCTTCTTCCAGCACCACCGGAACGCGGTTGTCGCGAACACGGGCTACCACCCTCCCAAACTGCTCTCGCGCTTCTGGTACTTGCATGCGTTCCGTTTTCATCTCTCGCTCTCCGGTTCCGTTTCGTCCAGCCACGACAGGAACTGCCGCGGCGTCAGGATCAACGCGCTGCGATAGTCACCCAGGGTCAGCAGGTCCTGATCGCTCGATACGAGTACGTCCGCGGCAGCATCGGCGACGGCGGAGAGGATGATGTAGTCCTTGGGATCGCGGACGTAGACGTCCACCGGAGCAGTCCCGGGCACCCTGCCGGCCTCCTCGGAGAGTTCGGCGAGGAGGATGGAAACCCTCAGCTTGCAGTCGTACTTCCGAAGAACGCGTGGGTACGCGAGCGTCCGCCGAAGCTCGTCGAGAATCGCCTGTGTCGTGAAAAGAGAAAATCGAAGTGCCCGCCAAGCCTCGTAGGCTTGAGCGGGCACTCCTTTCGGTTTCAGGGCTACGCTCACCAGCACGGACGTGTCAAAGACTACTCGTCGCACCTTGCCTCCTGACTGCCGCCAAAGCCTCAGCGATGTCGTGCTCGACTTCTTCTTCCGGATAATCCGGCATCTGCTCCCCCGCGCGCAGGAAGGCCTGGTGGCGGGCCTCCCGCGCCTCCACCACGAATTCCAGTGTCTGCATGGGGACCAGCGCGCCGACCTCGTGGCCGTCGCACATGAGCACGACGGGGCGGCGCGTCTGCTCGACGCGCTTCAGCACCTCGCTCAGCCGTTCCCGCACGTGCGCAACGTCCATCCGTTCGACATTCATGGTGTGGTCTCCTGCGCGGATTCCTTACCCACAACAGTATAGAAGTGAACAGAAAGTTCAAGCCCCATCCTCAATCCGCCGCGCCCAGCAACCATTGGCGGACGCGGTCGAGCGCGATCTGCGCGGCCATGCCCTTCAGCCACTCGCGGCCGCGGTTGCCCACGTCGTAGCGGCGCGACCACTGCCCGCCTTCCCACGCCAGGCCGATGCACAGCGTGCCCACCGGCTTCTCCGGCGTGCCGCCGCCCGGGCCGGCGATTCCCGTCGTGGCGATGCCCAGGTCCGCACCCGCCAGCTTGCGCACGCCCGCCGCCATCTCCTCGGCCGTCTGGGTGCTCACCGCGCCGTGCTCCGCGAGGGTGCTTTCCGACACCCCGAGCACGCGCACCTTGGCCTCGTTGGCGTACGTGGCCACGCCGAGCAGGAAGTACTCGGAGCTGCCGGGCACGTCCGTCACGCGGTCGCCGATCTTGCCGCCCGTGCACGACTCGGCAACGGCCAGCGTCAGCCCGCGCTCGCGCAGCAGCCGCCCGACGGTTTCCTCCATCCCCTCGTCGCCCACGGCGTAGATGGCGCTGCCCAGCCGCTCGCGGATGCGCGCCTCCAGATCGTCCAGGCGCGGCTCCAGGTCGTCGTCCGGCCTCCCAAAGACCGTCACCCGCACCTGCATCCGCGGGAATGCCGCGCGGAACGCCAGGCGCGCCTCGGACGGATCGAT
This sequence is a window from Longimicrobium sp.. Protein-coding genes within it:
- a CDS encoding type II toxin-antitoxin system Phd/YefM family antitoxin, with product MKTERMQVPEAREQFGRVVARVRDNRVPVVLEEGGREAGAIIPMSMYRTWAELECRWEGFARAGARMPGCTEEELEDIIHAAMLDARGTRRGPGRA
- a CDS encoding RNB domain-containing ribonuclease yields the protein MAGGDGLVEQALNAAREKFGVRPEFPREVTEAAAEAARRVVSPGNGREDQRDLPLVTIDPPGSRDLDQAVGIRAEPDGGFRLWYAIADVGFFVDRGGPIEAEAFKRGVTFYAPDHKVSLYPPAISENAGSLLPDVDRPCILFDFALDDRAEVRELTVTPAVVRSRAQLTYAQVVEHVCEGGTAFRGKEWVGTLDGMRRFGELREKIEAERGGVSLPLVSQHVTQMAAKNLGYALEFEQPMPSEEWNEQVSLLVGHWAARRMLEAGIGMLRTMPAPNPEALAGFRQGARALGFAWPDEMSYPEFIRSLDVKHPRITPLVWQARPVMRGADYVSFDGEPPENPLHHALAMPYAHATAPLRRLGDRYVLDLLVTLAAGGRPSAEEVDTLKRLPAVMNDADSRAAKLERRAVDVAEAWMLRDRIGQSFAATVLGVRGGDVEVQIEDSPIRAAADKGNARYDPGQPLTVILESVSVQDGRVEFRVGS
- a CDS encoding putative toxin-antitoxin system toxin component, PIN family, producing MRRVVFDTSVLVSVALKPKGVPAQAYEAWRALRFSLFTTQAILDELRRTLAYPRVLRKYDCKLRVSILLAELSEEAGRVPGTAPVDVYVRDPKDYIILSAVADAAADVLVSSDQDLLTLGDYRSALILTPRQFLSWLDETEPESER
- a CDS encoding competence/damage-inducible protein A, producing the protein MRAAFLAIGDEIVGGLTVDTNSGFLATELKPLGVQPVAGFAVVDDEDDIIRALRRALDEAELVVCTGGLGPTADDLTTACVAKLAGRELLLDEPSLRAIEERFRARAMEMSPNNRKQALFPEGSTIFPNPNGTAAGFVCPVEVNGATRHVACFPGVPRETREMVPASLVPWVAARTPDQKFASRSFSTFGLAESKLDELLEGAIDPSEARLAFRAAFPRMQVRVTVFGRPDDDLEPRLDDLEARIRERLGSAIYAVGDEGMEETVGRLLRERGLTLAVAESCTGGKIGDRVTDVPGSSEYFLLGVATYANEAKVRVLGVSESTLAEHGAVSTQTAEEMAAGVRKLAGADLGIATTGIAGPGGGTPEKPVGTLCIGLAWEGGQWSRRYDVGNRGREWLKGMAAQIALDRVRQWLLGAAD